One genomic window of Glycine max cultivar Williams 82 chromosome 16, Glycine_max_v4.0, whole genome shotgun sequence includes the following:
- the LOC100796297 gene encoding putative cysteine-rich receptor-like protein kinase 9 translates to MRLMFSTINKTADEAAKDDKKFATRQTTISEFQNLYCLAQCTPDLSPLDCRSCLSKVIGNLPLFCEGQQGARVLYPSCNVRYDLYPFYRSTKRTKPPAWVPATNYPDADSQISEDPTYLNHSCPTNVTVDTTFQMYLKTLLFYLSSNATNGKKYYEDNVEQTVYGLFMCRGDLPSQLCQQCVLNATQRISSVCNSVQEGIIWYSHCMLRYSNWNFFSELEESPKTDILSVTIPSTGPIPEQDFFNYTISNTIVKLAEEAGNNTERYATKSLKLTDFQTLYTLAQCTQDLSSDDCQKCLEDINRNIPWFR, encoded by the coding sequence ATGCGTTTAATGTTTTCTACAATAAACAAAACTGCAGATGAAGCTGCTAAGGATGACAAGAAGTTTGCCACAAGGCAAACAACCATATCTGAATTTCAGAACCTTTATTGTCTAGCTCAGTGCACTCCAGATTTGTCACCCCTTGATTGCAGAAGCTGTCTCAGTAAAGTGATAGGAAACCTTCCATTGTTCTGTGAAGGACAGCAGGGAGCGAGAGTTCTATATCCCAGTTGTAATGTTAGGTATGATTTGTACCCTTTCTACCGCTCCACAAAAAGAACTAAACCACCAGCGTGGGTTCCTGCAACAAATTATCCTGATGCAGATTCACAAATTTCAGAAGATCCAACTTATCTAAACCACAGTTGCCCAACCAATGTAACTGTTGACACCACTTTCCAAATGTATCTCAAGACCCTTCTCTTTTACTTGTCTTCCAATGCCACAAATGGGAAGAAATACTACGAGGACAACGTAGAGCAAACTGTGTATGGCCTCTTCATGTGCCGAGGCGATCTTCCCTCTCAACTCTGCCAACAATGCGTCCTCAACGCAACCCAGCGAATATCCTCAGTTTGCAATTCAGTTCAAGAGGGAATCATTTGGTACAGCCACTGCATGCTTCGATATTCCAATTGGAATTTCTTCTCGGAGTTGGAAGAAAGTCCAAAAACTGACATTCTGAGCGTTACCATTCCCTCCACCGGCCCCATCCCTGAGCAAGACTTCTTCAATTATACAATATCAAATACCATAGTTAAGCTGGCGGAAGAGGCAGGGAATAACACTGAGAGATATGCAACCAAATCATTAAAATTGACTGATTTTCAAACTCTGTATACTCTTGCTCAATGCACGCAGGATTTGTCTAGTGATGATTGTCAGAAATGTCTGGAAgatataaatagaaatattcCATGGTTCCGCTAG